The following nucleotide sequence is from uncultured Draconibacterium sp..
GACCATATGGGGCAGAGGATCCAACAAATTCGTATATGGATTTGGAAGCCACGCAGTATTACGACTTAAATAATCCTACATATTACAACAATTTCAAAACCGGACTCGACAAACAACAGAGTTACTACCGGCGTAATCGCGACTTGCTAATTATCAGTATTATTGGATTTTACGGTCTGAATATTATCGATGCCAGTGTAGATGCACACTTATATGATTTTGATATCAGCGAAGACCTAACATTTAACTGGCAACCTACAATGCAATACCAGGATTTTCAATACGTTTATGGTGTAAGTTGCACTTTTACTTTTTAAGATGAGACATATTATCATTTATATATTTTCGCTATTATTTTTTACCAATGTGTTGGCACAGAAAGTTGACACAGCACTTACATTAGATGATTTAAAACTGGAAGCAGATACTACCGGTTTTAACACATTGGATGTTGATGATATGCTGAATCCCATTTTCTCGGCTCAGATGGACAGCATGATGAGTTCGTGGGATATACAGAACCGCTTCAATTTCAGCAACCCGGAAGTAAGAACAGCAAACTATCCAAAAAATCTGCCCGATTCAGTATACATTAACCGTTTAAAAGAAATTGAGCAGGTTGTTGACCTGTCGTACAATTCGGTGGTAAAAAACTACATACAAATGTATACCGAAAAACGTCGCGACCTGGTTGAAGTGATGTTGGGTTTATCGGCCTATTACTTCCCAATTTTTGAGGAAACGCTGGACAAATATGATATGCCGCTGGAGATAAAATACCTCGCCATTATTGAGTCCGCACTAAATCCAACAGCACGTTCGTGGGTTGGTGCAAATGGTTTGTGGCAATTTATGTACGGCACTGCCCGCAACATGAAACTAGAGATTACTTCGTTTGTTGACGAGCGCCGTGACCCGATAAAAGCTACCGATGCTGCTGCCCGTTATCTTTCAAAACTTCACGACATATACGGCGACTGGCATTTGGCCATTGCAGCCTATAACTGTGGCCCCGGAAACGTAAACCGTGCGATCCGCCGCTCGGGTGGAAAAAGAAATTACTGGGAAATATACTACCGTCTGCCACGCGAAACCAGAGGTTACGTACCAGCATTTATTGCAGCAACTTACACTTTCGAATATTATAAGGAGCACAACCTTGTTCCACGTTTCCCGGAGATTGAACTTTCAGTTGATACGGTAATGGTGAACGACTACCTTCACTTCGATCAGGTAAGCGCAAAACTACATATCGAAAAGGAACAGCTGCGCACCCTTAACCCCATGTACCGCCGCGATGTAATTCCGGGCAAAGCAAGCAAGTCCTATCCATTGGTGTTACCGAATGATGTGATTCTGGATTTTGTTGATTTGGATACAGCAATTTTTGCATTCGAGCGCAACAAATACTTCCCCAACAATACATTAATGGATCCTACAACCAGCAACAGCAGCTATTTTACGCCTGTTGATATTAAAGGGAAAGCAAAGGTTGTGTACACCGTTAAAGCGGGCGATAACGTTGGTTTTATCTCGTCATGGTTTCATGTGCGGGCTTCCGATTTACGGTATTGGAACAACATTAATCGCGACATAATTCGTGTGGGGCAGAAACTGGCTATTTACGTTCCTGAAAAAGACAAGGAAAAATACCAGCAGGTAACAACTATGAGTTTTGCTCAAAAACAAGCTTCCATTGGCAAATCGTCAACTTCAACAACAACACGCAAGACAAAA
It contains:
- a CDS encoding LysM peptidoglycan-binding domain-containing protein yields the protein MRHIIIYIFSLLFFTNVLAQKVDTALTLDDLKLEADTTGFNTLDVDDMLNPIFSAQMDSMMSSWDIQNRFNFSNPEVRTANYPKNLPDSVYINRLKEIEQVVDLSYNSVVKNYIQMYTEKRRDLVEVMLGLSAYYFPIFEETLDKYDMPLEIKYLAIIESALNPTARSWVGANGLWQFMYGTARNMKLEITSFVDERRDPIKATDAAARYLSKLHDIYGDWHLAIAAYNCGPGNVNRAIRRSGGKRNYWEIYYRLPRETRGYVPAFIAATYTFEYYKEHNLVPRFPEIELSVDTVMVNDYLHFDQVSAKLHIEKEQLRTLNPMYRRDVIPGKASKSYPLVLPNDVILDFVDLDTAIFAFERNKYFPNNTLMDPTTSNSSYFTPVDIKGKAKVVYTVKAGDNVGFISSWFHVRASDLRYWNNINRDIIRVGQKLAIYVPEKDKEKYQQVTTMSFAQKQASIGKSSTSTTTRKTKPLDPNFEYYTVRKGDTLWDIAQKYAGISADEIMRLNELKNDRGLYIGQKLKIKRKG